In Candidatus Eisenbacteria bacterium, one genomic interval encodes:
- a CDS encoding sigma-54-dependent Fis family transcriptional regulator translates to MSPAAGSKTRILIVDDEPSVLLETAASLKRHYDPVTAPSAEEAERILSLERVDLLLTDLKLPGKDGLALLEIAKAANPDLPVVVMSGHGSIEDAVKAIRLGAADFVEKPFGPDRLHLTVERALEIRALQRENERLRAMTGAGDQMVGKSAGLEQIRAEIAKVARTDAKVLITGESGTGKELVARAIHKASARARGPFEKLNCAALPKDLVESELFGYEKGAFTGATQMKRGRLEAADEGTLFLDEVGDMSLDTQAKFLRAIETGEIERLGGTRTISVDTRIVAATNKDLPAEIQAGRFREDLFYRLNVVPIDLPSLRQRREDIPLLLAHFVAQLGAEHGRPPRAFSKEAIDRLTKYSWPGNIRELRNLIERILIMTDGETVGLGEVEEVLPSESDDDPPSEIKAARDKAERDTILSTLKQCQWNVTEASRRLGMDRGYLHRKIKRYGLARETAGS, encoded by the coding sequence GTGAGCCCCGCGGCCGGATCGAAGACCCGCATCCTGATCGTCGACGACGAGCCGTCGGTCCTCCTCGAGACCGCGGCGAGCCTGAAGCGCCACTACGACCCGGTGACCGCGCCGAGCGCCGAAGAGGCGGAGCGGATCCTGTCCCTTGAGCGCGTCGATCTCCTTCTGACCGACCTGAAGCTCCCAGGCAAGGACGGCCTCGCCCTCCTGGAGATCGCCAAGGCGGCGAACCCCGATCTCCCCGTCGTGGTGATGTCGGGCCATGGGTCGATCGAGGACGCGGTGAAGGCGATTCGCCTCGGCGCCGCCGATTTCGTCGAGAAGCCGTTCGGGCCCGACCGCCTCCACCTCACGGTCGAGCGCGCCCTCGAGATCCGCGCGCTTCAGCGGGAGAACGAGCGGCTGCGCGCGATGACCGGCGCGGGCGACCAGATGGTCGGCAAGAGCGCCGGCCTGGAACAAATTCGCGCCGAGATCGCGAAGGTCGCGCGCACGGACGCGAAGGTCCTGATCACCGGCGAGAGCGGCACGGGCAAGGAGCTGGTCGCGCGCGCGATCCACAAGGCGAGCGCCCGGGCGCGGGGGCCGTTCGAGAAGCTCAATTGCGCGGCGCTCCCCAAGGACCTCGTCGAGAGCGAGCTCTTCGGATACGAGAAGGGCGCCTTCACGGGCGCGACCCAGATGAAGCGCGGCCGCCTCGAAGCCGCCGACGAGGGCACGCTCTTCTTGGACGAGGTCGGCGACATGAGCCTGGATACCCAGGCCAAGTTCCTGCGCGCGATCGAGACCGGCGAGATCGAGCGCCTCGGAGGAACCCGCACGATTTCGGTCGACACCCGGATCGTGGCGGCGACGAACAAGGATCTTCCCGCGGAGATCCAGGCGGGACGATTCCGGGAGGATCTCTTCTATCGCTTGAACGTCGTCCCCATCGATCTTCCGTCACTTCGCCAGCGGCGCGAGGACATCCCGCTCCTGCTCGCCCACTTCGTCGCTCAGCTCGGGGCGGAGCACGGACGCCCACCGCGCGCCTTCTCGAAGGAGGCCATCGATCGTCTCACCAAGTACTCCTGGCCCGGGAACATCCGCGAGCTTCGGAATCTGATCGAGCGGATCCTCATCATGACCGACGGTGAGACCGTGGGCCTCGGCGAGGTCGAGGAGGTGCTCCCCTCCGAATCCGACGACGACCCGCCGAGCGAGATCAAGGCCGCGCGCGACAAGGCGGAGCGCGACACCATTCTCTCGACGTTGAAGCAGTGCCAGTGGAACGTGACGGAGGCGTCGCGGCGCCTGGGGATGGATCGCGGCTATCTCCACCGGAAGATCAAGCGGTATGGGCTGGCGCGCGAGACCGCCGGCTCTTAG
- a CDS encoding HAMP domain-containing protein — protein MIGTLRGRLLALFFLVSLIPSLGLTFFVTQYLARSLAALKNPETERALTQSLEVIRGGIERLASDARQHAEAMVQEPEAAALLPANRSGDLERFLRDEARSRGLDYVCLYRIRGGVERVFGARLGPRITLPQPDRESILDALQHGGLVSGDDAPRQVSGIAAVGSDRAILTGYQLDPEISSEIVALQRNLSMYKRLGVYTWLSQRSLWIFAGLWSLVLGAVSFGLAYLVSKGIAKPIVALREGMAQASQGDLSHRVKPSGTSEVRFLAASFNRMVEEIQSSRRALLRAERLAAWREVARAVAHEIRNPLTPIQFALQRLRDEARRGEPPRAEVVAENTEAILREVHSLQEFATAFSAVAQLPEPKFAPCDLAALVEDAAKLYDGSSPVEFRVEVERPVPLAWADAGQIQRVIVNLIKNATDVVGDRGVVTLRVRRESNGGGGVALECEDNGPGMDAATLERATHPGFTTKSTGSGLGLTLVQRIVEQHGGRFGLDSSPGVGTRAWLTVPAASGSHEETG, from the coding sequence ATGATCGGCACGCTTCGAGGGCGACTCCTGGCCCTCTTTTTTCTGGTCTCCCTCATCCCCTCGCTGGGGCTCACTTTCTTCGTCACACAGTATCTGGCGCGGAGCCTGGCGGCGCTCAAGAACCCGGAGACGGAGCGTGCGCTCACCCAGTCGCTCGAGGTCATTCGCGGCGGCATCGAGCGCTTGGCCAGCGACGCGCGCCAGCATGCCGAGGCGATGGTGCAGGAACCGGAGGCGGCGGCGCTCCTCCCCGCCAATCGGAGCGGCGACCTGGAGCGCTTCCTCCGTGACGAAGCGAGAAGCCGTGGCCTCGACTATGTCTGTCTCTACCGGATTCGTGGCGGCGTCGAGCGCGTATTCGGCGCGCGGCTCGGCCCCCGCATCACCCTTCCCCAACCGGACCGGGAGTCGATCCTCGACGCGCTCCAGCACGGGGGGCTCGTCTCGGGAGACGACGCGCCCCGGCAGGTGAGCGGCATCGCCGCGGTCGGGAGCGACAGGGCGATCCTGACCGGGTACCAGCTCGATCCCGAGATCTCCTCGGAGATCGTGGCGCTGCAGAGGAACCTCTCGATGTACAAGCGCCTCGGCGTCTACACGTGGCTCTCGCAGCGGAGCCTCTGGATCTTCGCCGGCCTCTGGAGCCTGGTGCTCGGGGCCGTGAGCTTCGGCCTCGCCTACCTCGTATCGAAGGGGATCGCGAAGCCGATCGTCGCGCTCCGCGAGGGCATGGCGCAGGCCTCGCAGGGAGATCTGTCCCATCGCGTGAAGCCGTCCGGAACGAGCGAGGTCCGCTTCCTCGCCGCATCGTTCAACCGGATGGTGGAGGAGATTCAATCGTCGCGTCGCGCGCTCCTCCGGGCGGAGCGCCTCGCCGCGTGGCGCGAGGTCGCGCGCGCGGTCGCGCACGAGATCCGAAATCCCCTCACGCCGATCCAGTTCGCGCTCCAGAGACTCCGGGACGAGGCGCGGCGCGGCGAGCCACCCCGCGCGGAGGTGGTCGCGGAGAACACCGAGGCGATCCTGCGCGAGGTCCACTCGCTCCAGGAGTTCGCGACGGCATTCTCCGCGGTCGCCCAGCTTCCCGAGCCGAAGTTCGCGCCGTGCGACCTCGCCGCTCTCGTCGAGGACGCGGCGAAGCTCTACGACGGCTCCTCTCCGGTCGAGTTCCGCGTTGAGGTGGAGCGTCCCGTTCCCTTAGCCTGGGCGGATGCGGGCCAAATCCAGCGGGTCATCGTGAATCTGATCAAGAACGCGACCGACGTCGTGGGAGATCGCGGCGTCGTCACGCTGCGCGTTCGCCGCGAGTCGAATGGCGGCGGCGGGGTCGCGCTGGAATGCGAGGACAACGGCCCGGGCATGGACGCGGCCACCCTCGAGCGGGCGACGCACCCCGGATTCACCACGAAATCGACCGGGAGCGGCCTCGGGCTCACCTTGGTCCAGCGGATCGTGGAGCAGCACGGGGGAAGATTCGGCCTCGATTCGAGCCCCGGCGTCGGAACGCGGGCGTGGCTCACGGTGCCGGCCGCTTCGGGTTCCCACGAGGAAACCGGGTGA
- a CDS encoding phosphopyruvate hydratase — MTDIESVFAREILDSRGQPTLEVEVALSGGSIGRAAVPSGASTGSREALELRDGDPKRYLGKGVARAIANVNETISGHLVGEDAGDQAAIDRILIDLDGTPSKKNLGANAILGVSMACAKAAADEHALPLFRYLGGANAKTLPVPLMNVVNGGAHADNNLDIQEFMIVPVGMTSFAEALRAGSEVFHTLKKLLHEKGLVTAVGDEGGFAPNLKSNAEALDFLLRAIEKAGYRPGEDVALALDVAASELYENGGYKLEGKKAIDSAGMIAYLKDLAGRYPIVSIEDGLAEADWEGWKRMTASLGGTVQLVGDDVFVTNPEILRRGIEDGIANSILIKLNQIGTVTETLDAIEMAKRAAYTTVISHRSGETEDTTIADLAVAVNAGQIKAGSLSRSDRTAKYNQLIRIEELLADQAVYPGAAAFRKSREAIEQ; from the coding sequence ATGACCGATATCGAATCCGTTTTCGCGCGGGAGATCCTGGACTCGCGGGGCCAGCCGACTCTGGAGGTCGAGGTGGCCCTGTCCGGGGGCTCGATCGGCCGGGCGGCCGTGCCCTCCGGGGCATCGACCGGGTCCCGGGAAGCCCTCGAGCTCAGGGACGGCGACCCGAAGCGCTACCTTGGGAAGGGCGTCGCGCGGGCGATCGCCAACGTCAACGAGACGATCTCCGGCCACCTGGTGGGCGAGGACGCCGGCGATCAGGCCGCGATCGACCGCATCCTGATCGACCTCGACGGCACCCCGAGCAAGAAGAACCTCGGCGCGAACGCGATCCTGGGCGTCTCGATGGCGTGCGCCAAGGCCGCGGCGGACGAGCACGCGCTTCCCCTCTTCCGCTACCTGGGCGGCGCGAACGCGAAGACGCTCCCGGTTCCGCTCATGAACGTGGTGAACGGCGGCGCCCACGCGGACAACAACCTGGACATCCAGGAATTCATGATCGTGCCGGTCGGGATGACCTCGTTCGCCGAGGCGCTTCGAGCGGGCTCCGAGGTGTTTCATACCCTGAAGAAGCTCCTCCACGAAAAAGGGCTCGTCACGGCTGTCGGCGATGAGGGGGGATTCGCGCCGAATTTGAAGAGCAACGCCGAGGCGCTCGACTTTCTCCTCCGCGCGATCGAGAAGGCGGGTTATCGCCCGGGCGAGGATGTCGCGCTCGCGCTGGACGTCGCGGCCTCCGAGCTCTACGAGAACGGCGGATACAAGCTCGAGGGCAAGAAAGCCATCGACTCCGCCGGGATGATCGCGTATCTGAAAGATCTGGCCGGCCGCTACCCGATCGTCTCGATCGAGGACGGGCTCGCGGAGGCGGACTGGGAAGGGTGGAAACGGATGACCGCCTCGCTCGGGGGCACCGTTCAGCTCGTCGGGGACGACGTCTTCGTCACGAACCCCGAGATCCTTCGCCGCGGGATCGAGGACGGCATCGCGAACTCGATCCTGATCAAGCTGAACCAGATCGGGACCGTGACCGAGACGCTCGACGCGATCGAGATGGCGAAGCGCGCGGCCTACACGACGGTCATCTCGCACCGCTCCGGGGAGACCGAGGACACCACGATCGCGGACCTCGCCGTCGCGGTCAACGCGGGCCAGATCAAGGCCGGCTCGCTGTCGCGTAGCGACCGAACCGCGAAGTACAATCAGCTGATCCGGATCGAGGAGCTGCTGGCCGACCAGGCCGTCTACCCTGGAGCCGCCGCGTTCCGCAAATCGAGGGAGGCAATCGAGCAATGA
- a CDS encoding Ppx/GppA family phosphatase, giving the protein MVRSIGSRSQPKGACRATVRRFSEGPVLTSTESTVRIGAVDIGTNSVRLLVADVDERERLRTAHRMGEISRLGEGLDRTGAIDDGAAARTLECLERFVHEAEYSGASRIRVAGTNAFRVARNGPELAARFSERIGYPVEILSGEEEARLVFLAVLSGLNHSRGHSIVVDIGGGSTEIISGEGETGTQVISLELGCVRLTERMVRSDPPSEAELEKIRGHVLDVFAEKLGAFDVNGIERAIGVGGTVTAFGALDLGLVKYDPSRIENHHLTRERISSIGKQLCAIPLSQRRDLAGVSRGRADIIPAGAIILCEFVARFAVNGVSVSTRGLRYGLVLSEARKAVRGAGQSARA; this is encoded by the coding sequence ATGGTACGGTCGATTGGATCGCGGAGTCAACCGAAGGGGGCATGCCGCGCAACCGTCCGTCGCTTTTCCGAGGGTCCCGTTCTAACCTCGACCGAGTCCACCGTTAGGATCGGTGCCGTCGATATCGGCACCAATTCCGTCCGGCTGCTTGTCGCCGACGTCGATGAGAGGGAGCGCCTGCGCACCGCCCATCGAATGGGCGAAATCTCCCGGCTGGGCGAGGGCCTCGATCGCACCGGCGCCATTGACGATGGCGCGGCCGCGCGCACTCTCGAGTGCCTCGAGCGCTTCGTCCACGAGGCCGAGTACAGCGGCGCGAGCCGCATCCGAGTCGCCGGTACCAACGCCTTCCGCGTCGCCCGAAATGGTCCCGAGCTGGCCGCGCGTTTCTCCGAGCGAATTGGGTATCCGGTCGAGATCCTATCCGGCGAGGAAGAGGCTCGGCTGGTCTTCCTCGCGGTCCTGAGCGGGCTCAATCACTCCCGCGGCCACTCCATCGTCGTCGACATCGGGGGTGGGAGCACGGAGATCATCAGCGGTGAGGGTGAGACCGGCACCCAGGTGATAAGCCTGGAATTAGGCTGCGTCCGGCTGACCGAGCGGATGGTCCGCAGCGACCCCCCATCGGAGGCGGAGCTCGAGAAGATCAGGGGCCACGTCCTGGACGTGTTCGCGGAGAAGCTTGGGGCGTTCGACGTCAATGGAATCGAGCGCGCGATCGGCGTGGGTGGTACCGTGACGGCGTTCGGCGCGCTGGACCTTGGCCTCGTCAAGTACGATCCCTCCAGGATCGAGAATCACCACCTGACCCGCGAGCGCATCTCGAGCATCGGGAAGCAATTATGCGCGATCCCACTCTCCCAGAGACGGGACCTCGCGGGCGTGAGCCGCGGGCGCGCCGACATCATCCCAGCGGGGGCGATCATCCTCTGCGAATTCGTGGCGCGATTCGCGGTGAACGGCGTTTCCGTATCGACCAGGGGACTTCGCTACGGTTTGGTCCTGAGCGAGGCTCGGAAAGCGGTCCGAGGCGCCGGCCAGTCGGCCCGGGCCTAG
- a CDS encoding polymer-forming cytoskeletal protein has protein sequence MAVRIWIPLTFVAFWFALALYWSPASGATPTAKTAASDSTATDGGFRVRVREEGGTSKVEAARYALERAKEEARRARAEARASRVPVPPEPPDQPDKPDVPEHIKFDNSDNDVVRFGEDITIPEDKVIDGNVVAIGGSVTVLGRVKGDVTAIGGTVHIKGKGIVEGDAVSMGGGVTTSDSGTVAGSNVSLGGFHMGSCPWPMLGLFGAVGTGILGIVTSIVKLLLTGFFAWLALLFIGNRMTHAVDVMSQRFGKSFLWGLLGWAAMVVAIPAGIVLLVLVGVIAIAILAITIIGIPLAILLAVALVIGIVGICVGALVAVFVGFLNGAMYLGRRILAKNAARAGKPIVAVLVGLVLLFVLRLAGELLQLIGLLFFHPFSIALGIAAGALAAIVTTSGFGAMLLTRFGIGPRGAGAVGSQWWPSSSGPAAPAAPAAPTAAPPAGGSSDAP, from the coding sequence GTGGCGGTACGGATCTGGATTCCATTGACGTTCGTCGCCTTCTGGTTCGCCCTGGCTCTTTATTGGAGTCCGGCATCGGGAGCCACGCCCACCGCGAAGACCGCGGCGTCGGATTCCACGGCGACCGACGGCGGATTCAGGGTGCGGGTTCGGGAAGAGGGAGGCACCTCCAAGGTCGAGGCCGCGCGATACGCGCTCGAGCGGGCCAAGGAAGAGGCGCGACGCGCCCGCGCGGAAGCGCGCGCCTCGCGGGTCCCGGTACCTCCCGAGCCGCCCGATCAACCGGATAAACCGGACGTTCCGGAGCACATCAAGTTCGACAACAGCGACAACGACGTCGTCCGATTCGGGGAGGACATCACGATCCCCGAGGACAAGGTGATCGACGGCAACGTCGTGGCGATCGGCGGATCGGTGACGGTCCTTGGCCGCGTGAAAGGGGACGTCACCGCGATCGGCGGCACCGTTCACATCAAGGGCAAGGGCATCGTGGAAGGGGACGCCGTCTCGATGGGGGGCGGCGTCACGACGAGCGACTCGGGCACCGTGGCCGGCAGCAACGTCTCCCTCGGGGGCTTCCACATGGGCTCCTGCCCCTGGCCGATGCTCGGACTATTCGGAGCGGTCGGGACCGGCATCTTGGGAATCGTGACGAGCATCGTCAAGCTCCTGCTCACGGGATTCTTCGCGTGGCTCGCGCTCCTCTTCATAGGCAACCGCATGACCCATGCGGTCGACGTGATGAGCCAGCGGTTCGGGAAGTCGTTCCTATGGGGACTCCTCGGCTGGGCGGCGATGGTCGTCGCGATTCCCGCCGGGATCGTCCTTCTGGTCCTCGTCGGCGTCATCGCGATCGCCATCCTCGCGATCACGATCATCGGCATTCCCCTGGCGATCCTGCTCGCGGTCGCGCTGGTGATCGGGATCGTCGGCATCTGCGTGGGCGCGCTGGTCGCGGTGTTCGTGGGATTCCTGAACGGCGCGATGTACCTGGGTCGTCGCATCCTGGCCAAGAACGCGGCGCGCGCGGGCAAGCCGATCGTGGCGGTCCTGGTCGGCCTCGTGCTCCTCTTCGTGCTCCGCCTGGCCGGCGAGCTGTTGCAGCTGATCGGGCTCCTGTTCTTCCACCCGTTCTCGATCGCGTTGGGCATCGCGGCCGGGGCGCTCGCCGCGATCGTGACGACCTCGGGATTCGGAGCGATGCTCCTGACCCGCTTCGGCATCGGACCGCGCGGGGCGGGTGCCGTGGGCTCGCAGTGGTGGCCTTCGTCGAGTGGTCCCGCCGCTCCCGCCGCTCCCGCGGCTCCGACGGCCGCGCCGCCGGCCGGGGGCAGCTCGGACGCGCCGTAA
- a CDS encoding DUF4390 domain-containing protein — protein sequence MRSRYRSAVLLAAAAILAAIAPDAVFADDDMDLRVGPIESISGAICVSYEVGSPFTPRLEETLLQGMPATVSFEVGLWKRRSFWFDKLVLALRSEHKIVYDDWAKSFRIRSGQSPPQNRTAHGLDSLRNLLFSARRIPIAAGAMLDSTGSYYVSVRVTIRPVAVEDLGEIESWLAGESPGPDRAQGGIPRYLLGLAVNLSGLGDRTAIRKSERFAPARLEGASGASR from the coding sequence ATGAGATCCCGGTACCGCTCGGCGGTTCTCCTTGCTGCGGCGGCGATCCTCGCGGCCATCGCACCCGATGCGGTCTTCGCCGACGACGACATGGATCTCCGGGTCGGGCCCATCGAGTCGATCTCGGGCGCGATCTGCGTGAGCTACGAGGTCGGCAGTCCGTTCACGCCGCGACTGGAGGAAACGCTTCTCCAGGGGATGCCGGCCACGGTGTCCTTCGAGGTCGGGCTTTGGAAGCGGCGCTCGTTCTGGTTCGACAAGCTCGTGCTCGCCTTGAGGAGCGAACACAAGATCGTCTACGACGATTGGGCCAAGTCGTTCCGGATCCGCTCGGGGCAGAGCCCGCCGCAGAATCGCACGGCGCACGGCCTCGATTCGCTCCGGAATTTGCTCTTTTCCGCGCGGCGAATTCCGATCGCCGCGGGGGCGATGCTCGACTCGACGGGGTCGTACTACGTTTCGGTTCGGGTGACGATCCGTCCCGTTGCGGTCGAGGACCTGGGTGAGATCGAAAGCTGGCTGGCCGGCGAATCGCCTGGCCCCGATCGGGCCCAGGGAGGCATCCCGCGCTACCTGCTCGGCCTCGCGGTCAACCTCTCGGGCCTCGGGGATAGAACCGCCATCAGGAAGAGCGAGCGGTTCGCTCCGGCTCGTCTGGAGGGGGCAAGCGGCGCGTCACGGTAG
- a CDS encoding sigma-70 family RNA polymerase sigma factor has protein sequence MQPDERDLVRRCLDRDERAYRELIRGYQGAVVNLAWRITGNADDAAEVAQETFIRVLRSLSAYDPERPFRTWLFKIASNLALDVIRRRKRRPMALEDLATEEGPPIDPADPGPGPEEGLRLDRSDARFDSLVRELPEHYQAILFLRYKEELAYEEIAETMGVPLGTVKVRLHRAHEILRRKLIARGTET, from the coding sequence ATGCAGCCCGATGAGCGGGACCTGGTTCGGCGGTGCCTGGACCGCGACGAACGCGCCTACCGGGAATTGATCCGCGGCTACCAAGGCGCGGTCGTGAACCTGGCGTGGCGGATCACCGGGAACGCGGACGACGCGGCGGAAGTGGCCCAAGAGACATTTATCCGGGTCCTTCGGTCGCTCTCGGCGTACGATCCCGAACGGCCGTTTCGAACGTGGCTGTTCAAGATCGCGTCGAACCTGGCGCTCGACGTGATCCGCCGGCGCAAGCGGCGGCCGATGGCGCTCGAGGACCTGGCGACCGAGGAAGGGCCGCCGATCGATCCGGCCGATCCAGGACCGGGCCCCGAGGAGGGGCTAAGGCTCGATCGCTCGGACGCCCGCTTCGACTCGCTGGTGCGGGAGCTGCCGGAGCATTACCAGGCGATTCTCTTCCTCCGGTACAAGGAGGAGCTCGCGTACGAGGAGATCGCCGAGACGATGGGGGTGCCTCTGGGAACCGTGAAAGTGCGGCTCCACAGGGCGCACGAGATCTTGAGACGGAAGCTGATCGCGAGAGGGACGGAAACGTGA
- the rlmN gene encoding 23S rRNA (adenine(2503)-C(2))-methyltransferase RlmN, with the protein MPPSVDSAIQSTVPYVTMVVKTETVIRPQNGRITPPRDGRESLLGLTHEELARVLIAMGEKPFRGRQIAEWIYARGASDFAAMTNLPAKLRERLNEEFRIGTLAEQGRRETADRRTRKVALSLEDRGVIESVYMSTPRRVTFCLSSQHGCGFACRFCATGRMGRGRNLSTGEILEQAIRLRRELPEGEHDFNVVMMGMGEPLENYDAVLGALGILTDPNGMGVPSKRITISTVGLVPQVLRLADEGRRYRLAVSLHAASDELRSKLMPVNRRYPLEQLMRAVRIHIEKVRQRVTFEYILIEEINDTMAEAARLVRLVGQLPCRVNLIPYNPIGPGRFRRPSAERIQRFVDYLAPRVAAVTVRYSQGVEIGAACGQLAGEAEGALP; encoded by the coding sequence ATGCCCCCTTCGGTTGACTCCGCGATCCAATCGACCGTACCATATGTAACTATGGTTGTAAAGACGGAAACCGTTATCAGACCACAAAATGGCCGCATCACTCCGCCACGGGACGGGCGCGAGAGTCTCCTCGGGCTGACCCATGAGGAGCTGGCGCGGGTTCTCATTGCCATGGGCGAGAAGCCGTTCCGGGGCCGTCAGATCGCGGAATGGATCTATGCCCGCGGTGCGTCGGATTTCGCAGCCATGACCAACCTTCCGGCGAAGCTGCGGGAGCGCCTGAATGAGGAGTTCCGCATCGGAACGCTGGCCGAGCAGGGACGGCGGGAGACGGCGGACCGCCGCACCCGCAAGGTGGCCCTCTCACTCGAGGACCGCGGCGTCATCGAATCGGTCTACATGTCCACGCCGCGGCGCGTGACCTTCTGCCTTTCCTCGCAGCACGGCTGCGGCTTCGCCTGCCGCTTCTGCGCCACGGGCCGCATGGGACGCGGCAGGAACCTTTCGACGGGCGAAATCCTGGAACAAGCCATCCGCCTCCGGCGCGAGCTGCCCGAGGGAGAACACGATTTCAATGTCGTCATGATGGGGATGGGCGAGCCGCTGGAGAACTACGACGCGGTGTTGGGAGCGCTGGGAATCTTGACCGACCCGAACGGGATGGGCGTTCCGTCCAAGCGGATCACGATCTCCACGGTCGGCCTCGTGCCCCAGGTCCTCCGCCTGGCCGACGAGGGGCGGCGCTACCGGCTGGCGGTCTCGCTGCACGCCGCGAGCGACGAGCTTCGCTCGAAGCTCATGCCGGTGAACCGGCGCTACCCGCTCGAGCAGCTCATGCGCGCCGTCCGGATCCACATCGAGAAGGTTCGGCAGCGGGTCACGTTCGAGTACATCCTGATCGAGGAGATCAATGACACGATGGCCGAGGCGGCGCGGCTCGTCCGCCTGGTGGGGCAGCTCCCGTGCCGGGTGAATCTGATTCCCTACAATCCGATCGGCCCGGGCCGCTTCCGCCGTCCTTCCGCCGAGCGGATCCAGCGGTTCGTCGACTACCTGGCGCCCCGCGTCGCCGCGGTGACCGTGCGGTACAGCCAGGGCGTGGAGATCGGCGCGGCGTGCGGCCAGCTGGCGGGCGAAGCGGAAGGCGCGCTCCCCTGA